CCGCCAAACGGTTGGGCTGGGCGCTGACGCGCTTCAACCGGAAACTGGATAACGTCTGCGACAAACTTGACCGTGTTGGTGTGGTTGGGCTGCGTGGAGGTGGTGGGAAACTGGCCACAAACAGGCGAGCCAGGCTGGTTGAACACTCAGTCACCTCCCATCTGGTCACTCCGGATGATCTCCCCTTGTTGGATTCTCAGCGTGGAACGGAAGTTGAATGAGGATCAGGCTGACCCTCAAGCGTGAACCGCAAGAGGATAAAAACCTAGCCGTCACAGTGGACGGACTGGCGTCTGTGGGGGACATCGCCACAGAACTATATTTAGCTGACCCTTCCCGCAAGGGGGCCAGTGCCCCGCAAAACCTCTCATTATTGGTGGAGCAATCCATTGTGGGCGGTGTTCGCGGCCGCACACTGCCACCGGAAAGTAACCTCCTTGAATCGGGTTTGCGCCCTGGCGCAACCGTCTCTCTCACCCAGGTTAGCGAGAGCTTCGCAGCAGCAAATCAGGACCGCGGACCGGCTGCCGCGACCCTTCGTGTGGTTTCCGGACCGGATGCGGGCGCTGAATTCGCTTTGCCTGCGGGGACAAGTTATGTGGGCCGCGACTATGACGCAGATGTCAGACTGAGCGATCCCATGACCTCAAAACGGCATGCACGTATTACCGTCGGTGAGACTATCGAGATTTCTGACACCGGATCTGCCAATGGTCTGATGATGGAAGGAACCCAGGTTTCCCGTGCCGTTTTGGGATCCTACGATGAAGTCACCCTGGGCGAGACAACTATTTCAGTTGTGAGCCTGGGCCGGGGCGCACAGCAGGGTCCCAGCAGCCCTCTGGTTGAATTCAACCGGTCACCGCGCGTTGTGGCGCAGTTTAAAATTGAAGAACAAATGCTGCCCTCCGGACCCCAACGCCCGCAGCGCCAGCGCTTCCCAACCATCATGTTGGTGGCACCCATCCTGATGGGTGCTGTCATGTTTGCTGTGACCCGGAGCTTGTTCAGTGTTGTCTTCATGGCCATGATGCCGTTGATGATGATTGGTAGCTGGATGGATCAAAAAGCCAACGCCAAACGTGACCTAAAAGAGGCCATAGTTCAGTTCCGCGGGGCAATTGTTGAGTTTCGTCGGCAAATGACCAAACGCCAACAGGTGGAACGTGCCGTGCGGTTGGCTGAAAGCCCCTCAACGGCTGAAACAGTTGATGCGATCTACAAACTCGGTCCGCTGATGTGGACCCACCGACCCGAGCACAAATCGTTTCTTTCCCTGCGTTTGGGTGTTGGCCGGCAACCCTCACGCACTCCCGTGAAGGCGCCAAGCGATAATAAAACTCTGCCCGAGTACATGGCGGAGATCGAGGACATCAAAACGGAATTTACCGATATTGATGGAGTTCCCGTTGTAGCCCAGTTCCGCACCAGCGGTGCATTGGGTGTTGCCGGGCCTCGGGGAGTGGTTGATGATGTGGCACGGGCTCTGGTGCTTCAAGCGGTAGGGCTGCACTCGCCGGCCGAACTGGCAGTGGCCGCCATGACCTCTGCTGAATCCAAGAAGCGGTGGGAATGGCTCCAATGGCTCCCTCACGTAGGCTCCGTGCACTCTCCGCTGACCGGCGAGCACTTGGCCTCAGGTAACGGTGCGGCCAGCGTACTGCTTGCAGCTCTTGAAGATTTGATGGTGCACCGCGGTGTCAATATGGCGGCCAACGGCGCAGCCCACAGGGGTATCCTGGATCCCAATAAACTTGAGATTCCCGCGCCAGCCACGCCCGCGTTGCTCGTCATTATTGAGGACGACGTTAAGGTTGACCGGGCCCGTCTCACCCGCCTGACCGAATACGGTGCCGATGTGGGCGTGCACATTATGTGGATAGCAGGATCTGTTGAAGCGTTGCCTGCTTCCTGCCGTGACTTCATCCACGTGGCTGAAACGGCAACAACAGGTCAGGTCCGGCTAGGGCAGCTAACGTTTCCGGTGAGTTGTGAAAGTGTCAGTTTGGAACTTGCCGCACAGCTGGCCCGCATGCTGGCACCGGTGGTTGATGCAGGCAAACCTGTGGATGATGATTCCGACCTTCCCCGCAGCGTCTCCTACGTTGCGCTCGCCGGACACGATCTTGTGGAAAGCACCTCCGGGATCACCGATAGGTGGCTGGAAAATAACTCTGTCTCCTCCCGGGCAGTGAAGAACCGTAAACACCAGGGTTCCTTGCGAGCTCTGGTTGGTTCCAAAGGTGTTGAACCCATGTACCTTGACCTAAAGACTGAAGGCCCGCACGCCCTTGTTGGCGGTACCACCGGTGCTGGAAAGTCCGAATTTTTGCAGGCCTGGGTGCTGGGCATGGCTGCCGCCTACAGTCCCGATAGGCTCTCCTTCCTGTTCGTTGACTACAAGGGTGGGGCTGCTTTTGCTGACTGCGTGCAGTTGCCGCACACAGTGGGTCTTGTTACTGACCTGTCCCCGCACCTGGTCCGCCGCGCGCTGACTTCCTTGCGAGCCGAACTGCACTTCAGGGAACACCTGCTCAACCGCAAGAAGGCCAAAGACCTGCTGGCCATGGAGCGTGAAGCAGATCCGGAAGCACCGCCGTCGTTGGTCATTGTTGTTGATGAGTTTGCCGCATTGGCCAAGGAGGTTCCCGAGTTTGTGGACGGTGTTGTCGATGTTGCTGCCCGCGGACGCTCCCTGGGATTGCACCTGATCCTTGCCACGCAGCGTCCTTCAGGTGTTATCAAGGACAGCCTGCGGGCCAACACCAATATGCGCATCGCTCTGCGTATGGCAGATGTGGATGACTCTCAGGACATTCTCGGTGACTCCACGGCAGCGTACTTTAGCCCGTCCATCCCGGGACGTGGCGCGGCTAAAACGGGGCCCGGACGGATCCAGGGATTCCAGACCGGCTATGCCGGTGGCTGGACAAGCCGCACCCCGCAGCGTCCGCGCATTGACATTGTTGAGATGGATTTTGGGGCTGGCGCACCGTGGGAGCAGGAAATGGTTGCCGCACCCGTGGAGGATTCGGCCGGGCCCAATGACATCTCCCGCGTGGTTTCCAACATTTCTCTGGCCGCCGTGGAACTCGGCGTGAAGCCTCCCCGCAAACCGTGGCTGGGTGAGTTGCCCGAGATCTATGACTTCTCGAAGCTGCCAACACCACGCACCGATGAGCAGCTCCTTCTCGGTGTCATGGATGATCCCGAGCACCAGGCCCAGCCAACCGTGTTCTTTGAGCCGGACAAGGATGGAAACATGGCCGTCCTGGGGGCCAGTGGCTCCGGCAAATCGGCCGCGCTGCGTACCATTGCCATCGCCGCGGCGATCACACCACGCGGCGGTCCCGTGCAGGTGTACGGCATCGACGCTGCCTCCAACGGGTTACAAATGCTTGAGGTACTCCCGCACGTCGGTGGGATCATCAACGCCGAGGACAGCGAAAGGGTTGGGCGTCTACTGCGGTACGTTCGCGGCATCATCGAGACGCGCGCGGAGAGTTTTGCCCAAGTCAAGGCCGGCAGTATTGCCGAGTACCGAAAGCTGGCCAACAAGCCAAATGAACCGCGCATCATTGTCATGGTCGATGGTCTGGCCACGTTCCGTGAACTGTACGAGTTCCGCGTGGGCATGAACCAATTTGAAACACTGCAGCAGATAGCCACCGATGGCCGTCCCATGGGCGTGCACATTGTCATTGCCGGTGACAGCCCGAAGTCGCTCCCGGCGTCGTTGGCTTCATCTGTTCAGCGCCTCTTGGTGTTCCGTTTGGCCACCGCCGATGATTACTCCAACCTGGGCTTGCCGCGCGACGTCCTGACTCCGGCCTCACCGCCCGGCCGCGGCATGATTGACGGCGGTGAAATCCAGGTGGCAATCTTTGGTGGCACCTCCAACTTGGCCCTCCAGGCCCGCCAAGTGGCCAGCCTGGCCGAGACCCTCCGGCGCCAAGGCGTGGTGGCAGCTCCCCGAGTGGAGTCGTTGCCTGAAATGCTTGACTTGGACGTGCTGCCGGCAGCAACTCCAGGAAATGTGATCATTGGTGTTGACGATTACAATCTTGAACCCACCGGTCTGCAGGCCACCGGTGCGCTCATGCTCACGGGTCCGCCGTCGTCAGGGCGCACAACAGCTCTGGTGACCCTGGCTGAAGCGCTTAAACGTTCAACTCCGGGAACACGGCGCATTTACTTTGGTTCGCGCCGCTCCGCCATCGCCAACCTGCCATTGTGGGATGAATCCATTGTGACGCCGGGGGAGCTGGAGCCTGAACTGCAGCGCTTTATTGACCTGGTGGAAAGTGAAAGCCAAGCGGTTGCCTTCTTCATGGAGGGCGTAACCGAGTTTGCCGACTCCGAAGCCGAAATGGACCTGGTGACCTTGATCAAAGCGGCGGTGAAGACCAATTGCTTTGTTGTGGGTGAGGGAGAAACCTCCACCTGGTCCGGGGCGTGGAGCCTAGCCGGACTCTTCAAGGCGGGCCGGCGCGGGCTGCTCATGAACCCCGGTGATGTGGAAGGGGACACCTTGATGAACACTTCCCTTGGACGGGTCTCCAACAATAAGTTCATCCCGGGCCGGGGCTATGTGGTTGGTCGTGGAAAGGCGTTCAAGCTGCAGGTGGCCACCACTATGGACCACGAGCGGTAAAAATTGCGGGAGATAATACCCTCACACCCCTCGGTGAGGTTGGAGATAATGACGTCACAACGGCCGACGGGGAGATGTCCCCATCGACGTTGGTCCGCAATCTTGTTAGATTTCTATTAGTCGCCCGGTTGGACAAGCCAGCGGGGCATCTACTTCAACATAAGGATGTGCAGCATGGCAGCTGGAATGATTGGTAACGATCCCCAGGACATGGCCGATTTGGCCTCAAAGCTCGGCACCGCCATTGACCAGATCACTCAGGTCATGTCTACCCTGGACAGCAAGGCACAGTCCGTTCAGTGGGAAGGCCCCGACGCCACCCGCTTCAAGGGCACCCAGTGGCCCACGTCCAAGAAGTCACTTGCCCGCGTCATCAGCGACCTCGGCGACGTCAAGGTCATTGTGAACAAGCAGAAGCAGCAGCAGCTCGACGCTTCCAAGTAAGCAGAGCCCACAAGCTCAAACAAACCTGCAGTACTGGCGAGAAAATAGTGCCCAAGTGGCCTACATTCCTCCACTACTGTGGGTTTGTTTTGTTAAGAAATGGAATAAGCGGTGGTGCACCACAGTGCCTAAGTGGGGCAAGATAGTACCGTGAGCAGCGAGCCAACAGAACCCCAGCCAATTCCCGCCAGGACGAACCCGGGCCAGACACCGCCCGAGAAAAAGTCCGCGCCCGAGTCTGCGCCGGCGGAACCCGAAATGAGCCTGGAAGTCATTCCTGCAGACGCGGACAGGGAACGCTACGGCGTCCTGGTGGACTTGGTCGAAAAGTACCGCACGGCGTACTACAACCAGGATGCCCCCATAGTCTCTGATGCACATTTCGATGAACTGTATAGAGAACTTCAAACCCTAGAGGCGCTGCATCCTGAACTGGTAGCCAACGATTCCCCAACCCAGGTGGTGGGTGGGGGAGTTTCGGAAGTCTTCGCCGCAGTGGAACACCTGGCCAGAATGTACTCACTTGAGGACGTATTCTCGCTTGCTGAACTTGAGACGTGGCTGGTGCGAGCCGTTGCCTCGATTCAGAAGCGCGGAGGGCAGGAACCGCAGTGGCTGACGGAACTAAAAATTGATGGTTTGGCCGTGAATCTTCTCTACCGAGACGGCATACTCATCCGGGCCGCTACCCGCGGCGATGGCACCACCGGTGAGGACATCACCCACAATGTGGCCACCATTAAGGACATTCCACAGAAGCTCCACGGCAGTAACTTTCCACAAGAAATTGAAATCCGCGGTGAGGTGTTCATCGCGTCCAAAGATTTCCTTGCCCTGAACGAGACCATGGTGGCCGCCGGAAAAGCTCCCTTTGCCAACCCCCGGAATTGCGCCGCTGGATCTTTGCGTCAGAAGGACCCGGGGGAAACTGCCAAACGGCCGTTGAGCATGTACGTGCATGGCATCGGTGCCCGCACGGGGCTCTCGACCCAGACGCAATCGCAAACATACGAGTTGTTGAAATCGTGGGGTATGCCCACCAGCCCGTACTACAAGGTGGTCTCCAGCCTGGCTGAGGTTATGGAGTTCATTTCCTACTACGGTTCGCATAGGCACGATCTCATCCATGAGATCGACGGCATTGTGATCAAGGTTGATGACCTTGCCACACAGCGGGAACTAGGCCACACCTCCCGTGTGCCGCGCTGGTCGGTGGCGTACAAGTATCCCCCGGAAGAAGTCAACACCAAGCTCCTGGACATCAGGGTTAATGTGGGCCGTACTGGCCGGGTGACCCCCTACGCAATCATGGACCCGATAAAAGTAGCCGGCTCCGTGGTGACGATGGCAACTTTGCACAACCAAGACGTGGTCAAGGCCAAGGGCATCCTGATTGGCGACGTGGTGGTGTTGCGCAAGGCCGGGGATGTGATTCCCGAAATTGTTGGGCCGGTTGTTGCTCTGCGCACGGGCAATGAGAAGGCATTTATTATGCCCACGCATTGTCCGTCCTGCGGGACCGAGCTGGCCCCCGCAAAGGAGGGCGATATTGATATTCGTTGCCCCAATACGCGCTCATGCCCAGCACAGTTGACGGAGCGGGTGGCGCACCTGGCAGGCCGGGGCGGATTCGATATTGAGGCGTTGGGTTATGAGGCGGCCATGGCGCTGACCACCGGACCCGGGCCTGACCCCGCAAACAATGGCGGGGTGATCGCCCCGGCCGGTCCCGGCCCGCTGGTGAGTGAAGCGCAGGTCTTCAACATCGCGGAACTGGACCTATCCGGCGTCGTGGTGTGGCGTGAAAAGCGGTCAAAGGGGGAGAGGAGTGGCCAATTCGAGCTGGTGCCCTACTTCTATAGCAAACCCACGGCCAAGAAGGCCACGGCGCCCAAGAAAACAACCACGGATCTGTACCGTGAGTTGGAAAAAGCCAAAAGTGCTCCGCTGTGGCGCGTGCTGGTTGCTTTATCTATCCGGCACGTTGGCCCTACAGCTTCGCGCGCGCTGGCAACCCGGTACGGCACCATGACAGCCATCCAGACGGTACTGCTGGCACCGGATGCGCGGGAGAAACTCGCCGACGTTGACGGTGTGGGCAGCATTATCGCTGAGGCGCTGATCGAGTGGTTTGCAGTTGACTGGCATCAGGAGATCATCGAATCGTGGGCTGAAGCTGGCGTGCTTATGGCGGATGCCGCGGATGAGTCAACGGTGCGTACGCTTGAGGGGCTGACGATCGTGGTGACTGGCACGCTTCCCACGCTTAGCCGGGATGAGGCCAAGGAGGCCATCATTGCCCGTGGTGGCAAGGCGGCTGGTTCGGTCTCCAAGAACACCTCCTATGTGGTGGCCGGAGAGGCTGCCGGAACCAAGCTGGATAAGGCCGAAGCGCTGGGAATTCCAGTACTCGATGAGGACGCATTCAAAGAGTTGCTCGCTTCCGGAGCCGCTCCGGGACCTGAGGTTGACTAACTCCTCGCTCCACCAATCACCTTGTAAAGGATCTCCATGACCCCGAACGCCGTATTAGTTGCCGAACTACTTGATGTTGCTTTGCGCGCTGCCGCAGCGGGTGCCGCCGTGCTGGCTGTCCGGGATCCTGATGGTTTTGGGGCCACGGAAAAGTCGTCCGACGCCGATTGGGTGACAGCTTTTGATCTGGCCGCCGAACATGCTGTACGGGCTGTTATCACCAGTGCCCGCCCGCACGACGTCATCACCGGGGAAGAACTTGCGCCTGCCCTGCCCGCGGATCCTTCGGGGTACCGGTGGAGCATCGATCCCCTCGACGGCACCATGAATTTCATCCGTAACATTGCCTACTACGGAACTTCGGTGGCGGTGATGGGGCCCGACGGCGAATGGTTGGCCGGGGTGGTCAACGCACCCGCCCTGCGGAGGATCTACTTTGCCTCCCTCGATGGTGGGGCGTGGCTAGATGAAATCCGGGCCGACGGTGTGCAATCGGTTCGCCGTCTCAACGGTCCTGTTCAAGCACGGGGTGGGACGCTGCTGTCAACGGCACTGACCTATGACCCTGTGGTGCGCCGCCAGCTGGTGTCCGAGTTGAACACTCGAATGGATCACTTTGGTGATTTCCGCCGTTTGGGTTCGGCAGCCCTTGAATTGTGCGCTGTGGCTGAAGGATCGGTTGATGCCTACTTGGAATACGGCCTGTTTGAGCACGACTTCGCAGCCGGTGGACTGATAGCTGGAGAAGCCGGTGCCTGGGTGCACCGTCCTGTTCTGAGCCCGGCAGTTGAGGGGCTACCCACCCGCGAAGAAGTGCTGGCGGTATGGACCGCCGCGTGCGTGCCGGGCTTAGAAGGCGGCTTCGCCCCAACCAGTGAGTGATCCGCTAATTTTTCTCAGCCTGGATGCCAGCCCTGTTGCTTGAGGGCTTTTGCGACCATGGCGATGACAAACGCGTCACCTCGCTGCATATCGGATTTGTATACCTTTACTTGTTGCCAGCCTCTAGCGGCCGTGCGCACATCCCGGTTGCGGTCGAAAAGCTGTTTCTGGGATGTCTTGTGGATGTCCCCTTCATACTCAGCGCATGTCTTGTACTCTTCGCAGGCAAGGTCAGGTGCCACCGGTGGATCCCCGGCTATGGAGTAATTTGTGGTGAATGTGGGAAGCCCCGCCCGCTGTAAGAGCAGGCGCAAACGAGTTTCCCTCGGCGAGTCCACACCAACACGCATCAACTCCACGGCGGCTCTGGCCTTGGTGAGACCGCGGACATTGTGCTTACTGGCGATGTAGGCGCGCAGTTCGGCAGCGGAGATGATGGCTAACTTTGGTGGCTCAAAATGCCGATTGTGCGCACAAATCAGAAAATCTGCAACGGCAACAAGCGTTTGCAGATCCAGGATGTGACCCAGATCTAAGAACGTCCGGGCGGGGGTTGTTACAGGTACACCGCCAAAGTCCATGATGTCTTCCCCCGGCAGTCTGATGCTATGCCCAATGATGTGCTTGCGCCGCGGCTGAACTGATGCGGCGGGCCGGGTGATGTGGACAGTTTTGATATCTTGCTCGAACCACGGAAGCGGCATCCCATGTAATTGGGCAGCCGTGACATGGGAGATGCAGCCACGATCACACAATGCAATATACGGGCGAACCCGGTCAAGTAGATTCTGCGATTCTCCCCGCGGCACCCGAACTTGCCGGCTGGGACTGGAGAGGTCCTTGGCGCGCATCCTGCTCAGGGTCGCACCGGCGGAGAGCCCTTCTTCGTAAGTGAAGGACCTCCGTCCCAACGCGGCAGGAAGTGGCGGTCTGCTAACCATCTATCAAGTCTTGCCTAGAAACGCCCACCCTGCGGCCGGTTATCCACAGGTTCGCGGCATCTGCCCCTGCCCTTCATTTCGTTTAAGCAGCTCCTGTGGGTGTTTGGCCCGAACACCCACAGGAGCTGCTTAAACGAATCAGGATTAGGAGATTCTGCGGATGTGGGCGTCGTTTTTCTTCCTGGTGGCCTGAAAATGCGGCGAAATGGCTACGAATTTCCTCAGTGACACCTCGATACGGAAGACTAGGAAGGCACGTTCCACCGTGGTGGCGCATTCACCAGGCATTAGCATCCAGAGAAACTAGAGACATGACACAGATTGTCCGGCCCATCACCGAAGCAGATTATGAGATAGTGGCCCGGATTACGGCCGAGGCATACCTTGGCGCCGGCTACTTTGACAGCATTGAATACCCCTATATGCAGAAGATCCTACGTGTAGGGGAGCGGGCAGCTGTGGCAACTGTCATTGTTGCCGAAAGTGCGCAAGTGGTGGTCGGCTCGGCGACCCTGGCCGTGTTTGGAGATGTCTGGGCTGATATTGCACTGCCGGATGAACTCGAGTTCCGCCTGTTGGTGGTGGACCCGGCTATTCAACGCAGCGGTGCCGGGACAGCCATGGTAGCGGCAATTCTGGAGAGAGCACGTGCCATGGACGGTATCAACGCGGTGAGCCTGACCACCGGCGATGACTGGCATGGTGCCCATGCGCTGTACCAGAAGATGGGATTCGTTAGGGTGCCCGAGCGAGACTGGCCCGTCCCGGAGAATGGCAAAATGCTGCGCGTGTACCGCTTGGAAGTATAAGTTTAGCGAAGTGGCAGCCTAGCTAAGCAGCTCCACGAGGGCTTCGGAGACGGCAAGTGAGGCCCCATAGGTGACAATATCGGCGCCACCGCGAGGCCATCCGCATTCCACCACTATGGTGTGGTGTCCCGCAGCGCGCAACGTCTGTGCAACTTCCCACACCTGGTGGTCCTTGGCCAGTCCACGTCCGGAAACAGCCACCTTTTGTCCAGGCACAAGCTGAGCAACGTCAACCGTGGCACCCGTTGCCGCAGGTCCCCAGGGGACCACTCCCACAGCGTAGTTGGTGGTGGTTTCAACCTGAACCAGGGCAGCATCCGAGGGGTCTTCCAGCCAGGATACGGCTTTGGGTGTGACCTCAAAGGCGGCACGGATGCCTCCTGGTGTGGGAACAGGATCCGGTGCCGAAATAGCCTCCGGTGTCAGGCTGACCGTGGCGGGGTAGTTGGCTTCCAATTCCGCAGTGCGGTCAGCAGCATCGCGCAGGCGTGAGAGCGGAAGAGTTCCATCCACAACAGCAGCCTCGATGGCATCAAGAACCTGCAGGTACTGCTCTTGTGTTGTTTCCGAACCAATGCACAGCAGGTCAGCGCCAGCAGCTAGAGCCTTAACCGCTGCTGCCGGAACGCCGATCTCTCCGGAGGCGCCCACCATATCCAGCGCGTCTGTGATGATAGCGCCAGTGAAGCCCAGCTGGCCGCGCAGCACATCCATCAGCACAATGCGCGAGAACGTGGCTGGATTCTGCGGATCCAAAGCGTCAACGATGATGTGGCTGGTCATAATACTTGCCACTCCGGCAGCCGCTGCCGCCTGGAAAGGCAACAACTCCCGCGCCGCCAGCGTTTGCGCATCCACTAAAATGCGGGGTAGATCCACATGGGAATCAGTGGAGGTGTCTCCGTGCCCCGGGAAATGCTTGGCACACGCTGCCACGCCGGTGCTCTGCATCCCGTCAATCCACGCAATGGTGTGTGCAGACACAAGCGCCGGCGAGGCGCCGAAGCTCCGCGATCCAATGACAGGGTTATCTGCTGCGGAGTTCACATCCGCATCGGGGGCCAGATTCAAATTGATGCCAAAAGCGGCAAGTTCACTAGCTATCGCTGCGGCTGAGGCGGTGGTGGCTTCCAGATCATTCAGGCGGCCCAAGACGGCATTGCCTGGTTGGTTTGAGCCGGTCAGGTAATGCAGCCGTGTGACGTCACCGCCCTCTTCGTCAACTGAAAGCAACGCGTGGGGTGCGCGTTGGCGTAATTGAGTGCACAAATCACTCAACTGCTCCCATGACTGCAGGTTGGTGCCAAACAAGCACACCGCGGCCAAACCGTCGTCGAACGCTTCAAGAAGCCATTGCGGTGCCGTGGTGCCAACAAATCCTGGCATCAGTGATCCGGCAGCCAAACGTCGAAGTTGGGAAGATTTCATAACCATCAGCCTTTCACCGCACCGCTGACAAGACCGGAGCTCATTTTGCCCTGGACAATCAAGAAGAAGATAATCACCGGAACGGCTACCAGCATTGAGGCGGCCATCACCATGCCCCAGTCCGTTTCACGGTTGGCCGAAGCCTGAACAAAGCCGCGCAACCAGAGCGGCAGCGTTTTGCTTTGGTCCTCGGTCATAATGACCAATGCCACCGTGAACTCGTTCCATGCCTGCAAAAATGCGTACACTCCGGATGCCACCAAGCCTGGGGCGAGCAGCGGGAAGGTGATCTTCAAGAATGCCTGCGTACGGGAAAGCCCGTCAACCATGGCGGCCTCTTCAAGTTCTGCCGGAACGCCGGCAACGAACCCACGCAGCATCCACACCGTGAACGGGACTACTGCCGCCGTGTAAAGAACTGTCAGCCCAATGATGTTGTTCAGCATGCCAACCGAGCTCATCATCTTGTACTGGGCAATGAACATTCCTTCAGCGGGGAGCATCTGGATCAGCAGCAAGGCAAGAATGAAAGACTTCCG
This genomic window from Arthrobacter sp. TMP15 contains:
- a CDS encoding FtsK/SpoIIIE domain-containing protein, which codes for MRIRLTLKREPQEDKNLAVTVDGLASVGDIATELYLADPSRKGASAPQNLSLLVEQSIVGGVRGRTLPPESNLLESGLRPGATVSLTQVSESFAAANQDRGPAAATLRVVSGPDAGAEFALPAGTSYVGRDYDADVRLSDPMTSKRHARITVGETIEISDTGSANGLMMEGTQVSRAVLGSYDEVTLGETTISVVSLGRGAQQGPSSPLVEFNRSPRVVAQFKIEEQMLPSGPQRPQRQRFPTIMLVAPILMGAVMFAVTRSLFSVVFMAMMPLMMIGSWMDQKANAKRDLKEAIVQFRGAIVEFRRQMTKRQQVERAVRLAESPSTAETVDAIYKLGPLMWTHRPEHKSFLSLRLGVGRQPSRTPVKAPSDNKTLPEYMAEIEDIKTEFTDIDGVPVVAQFRTSGALGVAGPRGVVDDVARALVLQAVGLHSPAELAVAAMTSAESKKRWEWLQWLPHVGSVHSPLTGEHLASGNGAASVLLAALEDLMVHRGVNMAANGAAHRGILDPNKLEIPAPATPALLVIIEDDVKVDRARLTRLTEYGADVGVHIMWIAGSVEALPASCRDFIHVAETATTGQVRLGQLTFPVSCESVSLELAAQLARMLAPVVDAGKPVDDDSDLPRSVSYVALAGHDLVESTSGITDRWLENNSVSSRAVKNRKHQGSLRALVGSKGVEPMYLDLKTEGPHALVGGTTGAGKSEFLQAWVLGMAAAYSPDRLSFLFVDYKGGAAFADCVQLPHTVGLVTDLSPHLVRRALTSLRAELHFREHLLNRKKAKDLLAMEREADPEAPPSLVIVVDEFAALAKEVPEFVDGVVDVAARGRSLGLHLILATQRPSGVIKDSLRANTNMRIALRMADVDDSQDILGDSTAAYFSPSIPGRGAAKTGPGRIQGFQTGYAGGWTSRTPQRPRIDIVEMDFGAGAPWEQEMVAAPVEDSAGPNDISRVVSNISLAAVELGVKPPRKPWLGELPEIYDFSKLPTPRTDEQLLLGVMDDPEHQAQPTVFFEPDKDGNMAVLGASGSGKSAALRTIAIAAAITPRGGPVQVYGIDAASNGLQMLEVLPHVGGIINAEDSERVGRLLRYVRGIIETRAESFAQVKAGSIAEYRKLANKPNEPRIIVMVDGLATFRELYEFRVGMNQFETLQQIATDGRPMGVHIVIAGDSPKSLPASLASSVQRLLVFRLATADDYSNLGLPRDVLTPASPPGRGMIDGGEIQVAIFGGTSNLALQARQVASLAETLRRQGVVAAPRVESLPEMLDLDVLPAATPGNVIIGVDDYNLEPTGLQATGALMLTGPPSSGRTTALVTLAEALKRSTPGTRRIYFGSRRSAIANLPLWDESIVTPGELEPELQRFIDLVESESQAVAFFMEGVTEFADSEAEMDLVTLIKAAVKTNCFVVGEGETSTWSGAWSLAGLFKAGRRGLLMNPGDVEGDTLMNTSLGRVSNNKFIPGRGYVVGRGKAFKLQVATTMDHER
- the ligA gene encoding NAD-dependent DNA ligase LigA; its protein translation is MSLEVIPADADRERYGVLVDLVEKYRTAYYNQDAPIVSDAHFDELYRELQTLEALHPELVANDSPTQVVGGGVSEVFAAVEHLARMYSLEDVFSLAELETWLVRAVASIQKRGGQEPQWLTELKIDGLAVNLLYRDGILIRAATRGDGTTGEDITHNVATIKDIPQKLHGSNFPQEIEIRGEVFIASKDFLALNETMVAAGKAPFANPRNCAAGSLRQKDPGETAKRPLSMYVHGIGARTGLSTQTQSQTYELLKSWGMPTSPYYKVVSSLAEVMEFISYYGSHRHDLIHEIDGIVIKVDDLATQRELGHTSRVPRWSVAYKYPPEEVNTKLLDIRVNVGRTGRVTPYAIMDPIKVAGSVVTMATLHNQDVVKAKGILIGDVVVLRKAGDVIPEIVGPVVALRTGNEKAFIMPTHCPSCGTELAPAKEGDIDIRCPNTRSCPAQLTERVAHLAGRGGFDIEALGYEAAMALTTGPGPDPANNGGVIAPAGPGPLVSEAQVFNIAELDLSGVVVWREKRSKGERSGQFELVPYFYSKPTAKKATAPKKTTTDLYRELEKAKSAPLWRVLVALSIRHVGPTASRALATRYGTMTAIQTVLLAPDAREKLADVDGVGSIIAEALIEWFAVDWHQEIIESWAEAGVLMADAADESTVRTLEGLTIVVTGTLPTLSRDEAKEAIIARGGKAAGSVSKNTSYVVAGEAAGTKLDKAEALGIPVLDEDAFKELLASGAAPGPEVD
- a CDS encoding inositol monophosphatase family protein, translating into MTPNAVLVAELLDVALRAAAAGAAVLAVRDPDGFGATEKSSDADWVTAFDLAAEHAVRAVITSARPHDVITGEELAPALPADPSGYRWSIDPLDGTMNFIRNIAYYGTSVAVMGPDGEWLAGVVNAPALRRIYFASLDGGAWLDEIRADGVQSVRRLNGPVQARGGTLLSTALTYDPVVRRQLVSELNTRMDHFGDFRRLGSAALELCAVAEGSVDAYLEYGLFEHDFAAGGLIAGEAGAWVHRPVLSPAVEGLPTREEVLAVWTAACVPGLEGGFAPTSE
- a CDS encoding GNAT family N-acetyltransferase is translated as MTQIVRPITEADYEIVARITAEAYLGAGYFDSIEYPYMQKILRVGERAAVATVIVAESAQVVVGSATLAVFGDVWADIALPDELEFRLLVVDPAIQRSGAGTAMVAAILERARAMDGINAVSLTTGDDWHGAHALYQKMGFVRVPERDWPVPENGKMLRVYRLEV
- a CDS encoding glycoside hydrolase family 3 N-terminal domain-containing protein: MKSSQLRRLAAGSLMPGFVGTTAPQWLLEAFDDGLAAVCLFGTNLQSWEQLSDLCTQLRQRAPHALLSVDEEGGDVTRLHYLTGSNQPGNAVLGRLNDLEATTASAAAIASELAAFGINLNLAPDADVNSAADNPVIGSRSFGASPALVSAHTIAWIDGMQSTGVAACAKHFPGHGDTSTDSHVDLPRILVDAQTLAARELLPFQAAAAAGVASIMTSHIIVDALDPQNPATFSRIVLMDVLRGQLGFTGAIITDALDMVGASGEIGVPAAAVKALAAGADLLCIGSETTQEQYLQVLDAIEAAVVDGTLPLSRLRDAADRTAELEANYPATVSLTPEAISAPDPVPTPGGIRAAFEVTPKAVSWLEDPSDAALVQVETTTNYAVGVVPWGPAATGATVDVAQLVPGQKVAVSGRGLAKDHQVWEVAQTLRAAGHHTIVVECGWPRGGADIVTYGASLAVSEALVELLS
- a CDS encoding carbohydrate ABC transporter permease, giving the protein MRLKSVSNTLYTLLALVVAALWAFPVYWMFNSSFLPNIVLQSTTPTFLPFGGSLDNFKNALSDGTFMKALGISLAVTLTTVAAVLIIAFLGALSISRFKFKGRKSFILALLLIQMLPAEGMFIAQYKMMSSVGMLNNIIGLTVLYTAAVVPFTVWMLRGFVAGVPAELEEAAMVDGLSRTQAFLKITFPLLAPGLVASGVYAFLQAWNEFTVALVIMTEDQSKTLPLWLRGFVQASANRETDWGMVMAASMLVAVPVIIFFLIVQGKMSSGLVSGAVKG